The Miscanthus floridulus cultivar M001 chromosome 17, ASM1932011v1, whole genome shotgun sequence genome has a window encoding:
- the LOC136515822 gene encoding uncharacterized protein produces the protein MKWFLFRGSNKGEHRKEPKLAIDDAEGKDGGFLMLDGCLMIFKGLVAYDSKHRQKLACCEVYTTEIAEPSFLRWLESTITFDWTDHPKSVPQPGRYPLMVDSIIGTKRLTKVLMDGGSGLNIMYTKTLDAMGIDQSCIRPTKAPFHGIVPRKQAVPLGMQTLTFKVVGFHGTYHTILGHPCYMKFMAVPNYIYLKLKMLGPCKVITIDTSFQHAYKCEVECYEHAMAIVTSKELVAIREEESTLTDFLHANRDIFVWRPIDMRGILRKVTEHALKIKLGSKPVKQCLCRFDREKRWAIGEETVKLLVAGFIKEVYHPEWLANHVLA, from the exons atgaagtggttcttgttcagaggctccaacaagggggagcataggaaggagcccaagctggCCATAGAtgacgccgaggggaaggacggtggatttctgatgctggatggctgcctcatgatcttcaaagggttggtggcctatgactccaagcaccgccagaagcttgcatgctgcgaggtctatacgaccgagaTAGCCGagccttccttcctccgatggttagagtccaccataacctttgattggactGACCACCCAAAAAGCGTCCCACAGCCAGGAAGATACCCGCTCATGGTTGACTCGATCATCggcacaaagcggctcaccaaagtgctgatggatggaggtagtggcctcaacatcatgtacactaaaacgctcgatgccatgggcatcgaccaatCGTGCATCCGGCCGACCAAGGctcctttccacggcatcgtgcctcgaaagcaagccgtgccacttgg gatgcagacccttaccttcaaggtggtcgggttccacgggacctaccacaccatcctaggacatccatgctacatgaagttcatggctgttCCCAACTACatctatctaaagttgaagatgctaggtccatgcaaggtcatcaccatcgacacctccttccagcacgcctACAAGTGTGAGGTTGAGTGCTACGAACATGCCATGGCAATTgtcacctccaaagagcttgtggccatcagggaggag gaaagcacactcaccgacttcctccatgccaatagagacatctttgtgtggagaccCATAGACATGCGAGGCATTCTAAGAaaagtcaccgagcacgccttgaagatcaagctaggctccaagccagtgaagcagtgCCTATGTCGCTTCGACAGGGAGAAACGctgggccatcggtgaggagactgtgaagcttttggtggccgggttcatcaaggaagtataccacccggagtggttagctaatcatgTTCTTgcatga